A region of Gloeocapsopsis sp. IPPAS B-1203 DNA encodes the following proteins:
- a CDS encoding DMT family transporter — MHKLTESRLPFASLLLIAPFFLWGTAMVAMKGVIPHTTPLFMAGVRLVPAGVLVLAAGVILRKPQPHSWQAWLWISIFALIDGTLFQGFLAEGLVRTGAGLGSVMIDSQPIAVALLSCWLFGERIGLWGWLGLCIGIVGISLIGLPDEWFLGTASHVDFTFTALFESGEWLMLLAALSMAVGTVIIRYVCRYADPVVATGWHMILGGLPLFALSASVESQQWVNIDLSGWMALTYSTIFGSAIAYGLFFYFASSGNLTSLSSLTFLTPVFALLFGNLLLAEVLSPLQWAGVSLTLISIYLINQREALGIGGKISAVKELETSRIPVSLSIQDSESDL, encoded by the coding sequence ATGCACAAACTAACTGAATCTCGACTTCCCTTCGCGTCGCTTTTATTAATTGCGCCATTTTTCTTGTGGGGAACTGCAATGGTGGCAATGAAAGGAGTTATACCGCATACGACACCGCTGTTTATGGCAGGGGTGCGTTTAGTTCCGGCAGGAGTTTTAGTTTTGGCAGCTGGTGTAATCTTGCGTAAGCCGCAGCCTCACAGTTGGCAAGCGTGGTTGTGGATTAGCATTTTTGCCCTGATAGATGGCACGCTGTTTCAAGGTTTCCTGGCTGAAGGATTAGTGCGAACTGGTGCGGGTTTGGGTTCAGTGATGATTGATTCGCAGCCTATTGCAGTGGCTTTGCTATCTTGTTGGCTATTTGGTGAAAGAATTGGGTTGTGGGGCTGGCTAGGGTTGTGTATTGGTATTGTGGGAATCAGTTTGATTGGTTTGCCAGATGAATGGTTTTTGGGGACAGCAAGTCATGTTGATTTCACTTTCACTGCTTTATTTGAAAGTGGTGAGTGGTTGATGCTACTAGCTGCGCTTTCAATGGCAGTGGGAACGGTGATTATCCGCTATGTTTGTCGCTATGCTGATCCCGTTGTTGCAACGGGATGGCATATGATTTTGGGAGGATTGCCGTTATTTGCGTTGAGTGCGAGTGTAGAGTCGCAGCAGTGGGTAAATATTGATTTATCTGGCTGGATGGCACTAACATACTCCACAATCTTTGGTAGTGCGATCGCTTATGGTTTATTCTTTTACTTCGCCTCTAGCGGAAATCTCACCAGCTTGAGTTCATTAACTTTTCTGACTCCCGTTTTTGCTTTATTGTTTGGCAATCTCTTACTTGCTGAAGTCCTTAGTCCTCTACAATGGGCAGGTGTTAGCTTAACTTTGATTAGCATTTACCTGATTAATCAGCGGGAAGCGTTGGGAATTGGTGGTAAAATTTCTGCTGTGAAAGAGTTAGAAACTAGTAGAATACCTGTTTCTTTATCAATTCAAGACTCTGAATCTGATCTCTGA
- a CDS encoding glycosyltransferase family 4 protein — MLKLLFVSTSVGPLGTGLGGGVELSLYNIAQEMRRRGHKVQIVAPNGSYFESLPDIVQIPGELQIIAQSQERNASIVMPGDSVLANMWEYARQVQAEYDLIVNFAYDWLPFYLTPFFKRPIAHFVSMGSLSEAMDRIVKQTADHFLGTIGFYTASQARTFALDYECPCLGSGIDLSLYKFCAQPQNCLAWLGRIASEKGLEDAVAAAKITQIPLKIMGKMQDETYWKQICAAYPGAPIEYLGFLSTSEMQQQVRQCQALLMTPRWVEAFGNVAIEALACGVPVISYRRGGPAEIVQDGKTGFLIEPDSVTGLVNAIARLDEIDRDTCRQQAETEFSLEALGDRFEKWFRDILN; from the coding sequence TTGCTAAAACTATTATTTGTTTCTACTTCGGTGGGACCACTAGGTACTGGACTTGGTGGCGGAGTGGAATTAAGTTTATACAATATTGCCCAGGAAATGCGGCGGCGCGGACATAAGGTGCAAATTGTTGCGCCGAATGGTTCGTATTTTGAATCATTACCTGATATTGTGCAGATTCCTGGCGAGTTACAAATTATTGCCCAAAGTCAGGAACGCAACGCTTCGATTGTGATGCCTGGTGACTCGGTTTTGGCGAATATGTGGGAGTATGCACGGCAAGTACAAGCTGAGTATGACTTAATTGTAAATTTTGCTTACGATTGGTTGCCTTTTTATCTCACACCATTTTTTAAACGCCCGATTGCTCATTTCGTCAGTATGGGATCGCTTTCTGAGGCAATGGATCGCATTGTCAAACAGACAGCAGATCATTTTCTAGGAACGATTGGTTTTTACACCGCATCGCAAGCAAGAACGTTTGCACTTGATTATGAATGTCCGTGCTTAGGAAGTGGTATTGATTTATCACTATATAAATTTTGCGCTCAACCACAAAATTGTCTAGCATGGTTAGGCAGAATTGCTTCAGAAAAAGGGTTAGAAGATGCTGTCGCTGCGGCAAAAATTACGCAAATTCCCTTAAAGATTATGGGAAAAATGCAGGATGAAACCTACTGGAAACAAATTTGTGCAGCTTATCCTGGTGCGCCGATTGAATATTTAGGCTTTCTCTCAACGTCAGAAATGCAGCAGCAGGTTCGTCAATGCCAGGCGTTATTGATGACTCCACGTTGGGTAGAAGCCTTTGGCAATGTTGCGATTGAAGCGCTAGCGTGTGGCGTACCTGTCATATCTTACCGTCGTGGTGGTCCAGCAGAAATTGTGCAAGATGGGAAAACAGGGTTTTTGATAGAACCCGATAGTGTCACGGGGTTAGTAAATGCGATCGCCCGTCTTGATGAAATTGACCGTGACACTTGTCGTCAACAAGCTGAGACAGAATTTTCACTAGAAGCATTAGGCGATCGCTTTGAAAAGTGGTTTAGAGATATCTTGAACTAG